A section of the Saccopteryx leptura isolate mSacLep1 chromosome 6, mSacLep1_pri_phased_curated, whole genome shotgun sequence genome encodes:
- the SLC51B gene encoding organic solute transporter subunit beta, which produces MSPTQEQSMYHGQGVTGAPAGTVVPQELLEEMLWFFRTEDASPWNISIFALMGVVVVISIFLLGRSIKANRKQKMLPPAIQTPEVMVEARTKDDSSLNILTETLLSEKPSLAQVEIELKEKDVPPVVLPDPQESEN; this is translated from the exons ATGTCCCCCACGCAGGAGCAGAGTATGTACCATGGTCAGGGGGTTACCGGAGCCCCAGCTGGCACTGTGGTACCTCAGGAGCTGCTGGAAGAAATGCTTTGGTTTTTTCGCACAGAAGATG CGTCTCCTTGGAACATTTCCATCTTTGCTCTGATGGGTGTGGTGGTCGTGATAAGCATCTTCCTCCTGGGCAGAAGCATCAAGGCAAACAG GAAGCAAAAGATGCTGCCACCGGCAATACAAACTCCAGAAGTCATGGTTGAGGCCAGGACCAAAGATGACAGCAGTCTGAACATCCTAACAGAGACTTTGCTCTCAGAAAAGCCAAGTTTGGCCCAGGTGGAAATTGAGTTAAAAGAGAAGGATGTGCCACCCGTCGTCCTTCCAGACCCGCAAGAATCCGAGAACTAG